The Podarcis muralis chromosome 14, rPodMur119.hap1.1, whole genome shotgun sequence nucleotide sequence CTGAACGTGTCACCTGCCTGAACTCACCTCTTTATCAAGGACTGCTGCAAGGTTTTGCAAACTGTGAGAGACTCCCCGGTGAACATGTGGCACATGATGACCTCGAGGCAAGCGGTCATGAAGGCCATCACGGCGTCCGGCTGCAGAGATCCGCTCCGGGAGATGATGCAGAGGCGCTGGAGGGACGAGCAGTGGCTCAGGGCCTGGAAGAACTGGGCGTTGGCGTTGAAGTAGGGCTGCTCAAGCCTGCGGAGGCAAAACAAGGGTCAACCAAATGACACGCCTCGGAGAGACAACACTTGCAAAGGGGAGGGCTCTACATCTGAaaccagccctgtttaggggaagtttttaatgtttgatgcattactgtattttaatattttgttggaagccgcccagagtggctggggaggcccagccagatggacgaggtataaatagcaaattaccgtatttttcgctctacaagacgcaccagaccacaagacacacctagtttttggaggaggaaaacaagaaaaaaaatattctgaatctcagaagccagaacaagagggattgctgcgcagaaaaagcagcgatccctcttgctgttctggcttctgggatagctgtgcagcctgcattcgctccataagatgcacacacatttccccttactttttaggagggaaaaagtgagtcttatagagcaaaaaatatgatatttattattattattattattattattactctaccaggaggggaaggatttgcaaagccagaggggaagaggaaagaacACCCCTGCTTTTAGCAGAGTGGAGCTCAGCGCAGAGCTTTTGGGAAGGCAGAATCCATTTGATTTTAGTTGAAACCTCTGGTGTAACCTCTATGAAGGAACTAGCTGGAGAGTTAACTCATTGGTGGGTTTTAAAGGAGAAAGACCCCAATGAAAAGCTCCAGTTAAGAGGTTAGACGTTTTGTAAACTAGGCTGCATCTGCTCCTGCCTCACTCCTCTCCCTTTTGTGACTCTTGGACAGGTGAAACCTGTGGCAACGCCCTGACTTCTGAGCTTTTATCTATTTACAAGGCAACCTGAGATGGTCTCATCATTGCCATAGCTTGTAAATTGCTGTTTTCCCAGTTGCCTGGAGTGAGTGGGATCAGCTCCAGGAATCCAGAGGCGGAAAACACTATTGAAAATGATCtgctggcagggtgtgtgtgtgtgtgtgtgtgtgtgtgtgtgtgtgtgtgtctttctctcttcttccacCCTCCCCTCAGACATCTCTCTGCCACAGGGATAAGAATTCACTTATTTGATACTCAGCATGGTGTCTCAGGTGTCAAACGCTGATCTTCCGTTTTCTCCACTGAAATCCAAAGAAAGGAAacccgctttgaggttttctacaaaCAAGCGGCAAACaagttttataaaataaataaaagggaagCAAAGGAAGGACTCCTTGTGTGATAAGTACCATGGAAAAGTAGGGGAGGGGTGAATAAAGAGTTTTTGCTGTTGCTCCATGATCAAAGCAACATGTGAGCAAGCAAAGGaaagctcagctggttagaacatggtgctgataacagcaaGGTGACAGATTCaatccctatatgggacagctgcatattcctgcacctCAGGGGACCAgaagatcctcagggtcccttccaactctacattctaTGCCATTAAGCTACTCACAACAGTAAGtggtcagaaaatatttttgcaCTACAGCATCCCGTCCACCAGGTGACACTGTTGCCATATTATTATCATCAGAATATACTTTTTTGTTTTCAAGCCCTGACAATATCACTGTTTAAATGTTCAGAGTTAGAAAAGGGTTGAGAATCAAGGTGAATCACAGGCAGACACCACCCCCAGGGAGTTGCTTTAAAACTATCCTCTTTTGtaacaaaatattattttttttctgtttagaACGCTGAGTCCATTGGCTCTGTGGTGTATTAATCAGCGAAGGCCAACTATTATCAATGGGCCTGGGAGTTAAAGGCATGTTCATTCGGTTTTCTTTGAGGCTATTTCAGTTTTAGTGTTTCATTAGGTTGGGGGGAAAGCAGCGGGGGGGAATAAAACAAGGAATGGCCTTTGCTACAAACAATGAAGGGATGCTTTGATCATTAAACTGCTTTCCATGTCTCCAGAAGGCACCCACCTTGCAATTTTGGTAACAAGcaaactcaccagcattttaatcaaTTGGTGAAACAACTACAAATTCATCAATGAGCTGACAGCCTTTTATGTTAACTGTAAATTGAATAGTGTACATCCATTGCTTCCTTGTCTAGCCTTACCCCTTGATACTGCAAACACACAAAGCTGCTTTCTACTTATACCAAGTGAGCCTGTTGGTCTCTTCACTCCTCCAGATATTCACAGCCTGCATCTCCCATCGCAATCTCCAGCAACTAGCAGTGTTGAGTtggacaacaacatctggagggccactgcatCCTTCACCCATGATCTAGCGCAGCAATGTCCAACTGGTTCTCCATGACGATTGTGCGAGTTAAAAAAGAGCTCGCCCAGTTCTTcatgagcaggggtaggcaacctaaggcccgggggttggATGCGGCCCAaacaccttctcaatctggccgggggacggtccaggaatcagcgtgtttttacatgagtagaatgtgtccttttatttaaaatgcatctctgggttatttgtggggaataggaatccattcattaatttttttcaaaatataatccagcccaACCACAttgtttgagggacagtggaccggcccatggctgaaaaaggttgctggcccctgtTCATGAGCGATCACTACGCGCCCTGCCCCAGCGCTATGTCAAATCGCTGCTGCTGGCGTCCgagtgggggaaggagggagggctaCAGACTGGTGAGCGAATTAATGCAACccttcccaaaaaaagctcaccaactatgggcaatgacaatgggtagatcactgccagttttattaCACTGGGAGTAGATCATAGTCTCTAGAGTTGGATATATGCCTGATCTAGCGCATACCAATCTAGCCCAAACGAACGACTCTGCCTGGCCATGGTTTCCTAGGGCGTCAGGCAAAGGTAATCCCCAGGACTAATGACCAAGAGCCTTTAGAGTCAATGTACCAGGGATGGAACGTGCAGCTTCTACCCGAGTCCAGTGCTAGAAATTCCCCAGGTGCCAGGCACGTTTTGCAACTGGCGGAGGTACATTTACAAACACATGGAgatctccagctttcttaagcaggtaagcagaagggcTTATTCACTGCCTTTGCAGCCCACCTTTATCTCCAAGTAGTACATAGTTCGCTCCACTCATCAGTTAATCCTTacgacgaccctgtgaggtaggctaaaaggctgtgactgactccaaggtcacccagtaaccttcctgagttgggatttgaaccctgatctcccaggtcctagtccaacactctacaccacgctggcttccTAGAATACTTCTGctgtataaattaagtaggtaaatacaTACATTTGGCTTTATTgctgttaaataaatcatgacacaGTGTAATATGTCATATGTTGTTGTTCCTCTGAGGTTGTAAGACCTGCTATGGAACAGAGGATTGTTATGATGCctgatatgtaaaaccacagaattcaaaggcTTTCTTTTTCTCATGACTGTTTCTAACGCTGCCTGAGTTGTAGGCCCTCTCCTCTTTAGGAGTTCCGGCTAGCTAAAAACCAAAATGACCCAGCACACAACCTCATTTGCCAGGAAGAAAAGAAACCCTAGGTGCCAGAGAGCTCTCCCTGCTGCAACGGGATGGGAAAGCAACAGTGCTGGGCTAATTCAGGAGCTGGCCCACCTCTGCTTCACCTGAGGCCCTCACCTGAGATCTCGCAAACACCTGCAGTGCTTCAACGTGTCCACGAGGGCTGGCATGTACATCACTTTGCCCATCATGCCCAGGTTGGCCAGGGAAAGAGTCCGCAGGTGCTGGCACTGGGCCCCAATGTGAACGAGCCCAGAGCCTGTGAGGATATTGGGCAGCTGGGCCAGCGTGAGGCTCTGCAGGAAGGCCAGCTGGCCAATGGCGGCCACTTCGGCATCCCCCACATGCTGAGCCCGGCCGCAGGGAGGCAGCGAGTTCCGAATGGCCGGCTCGTTCCGCGGCATGGCGGAGGAAAAGCTGGACCCAATCAGCTCCAGCTGCTGCAGAAAGGGAAGGCTTTCTAGCAAGGTCCAAAACACGGAGGGCTGGGGTCTGGAATTCTCCTGCTCCAAGCAGTTCCGCGGATACGTCTGCACCCCGATCCGGACTTTCTTCCCAAAACTCGGGGAGGTGGCGTTGGTCGCCGGCTGCACGGACGGCTTGTCGGCGGGCCCCGGGCTCACGTCGGCAATGGAGCAGACGGGCAAGGCCAGCGAGAGGAGGCACTTCAGGTGAGCAAGGAGCTGGCACAGGTGCCTGCCCAAGTCTTCGGAGCTGTGGTGGTGGGCGCACGACAAGTTCaggtgcctcaggtggcagcaggaggcgaCGAGGGTCTCGGCGATGCTGCTGTCAATTTCGTCTTCCGCTTTCCGCAGCGTGGAGTCGGGAGACAGGCAGTGGACGCAGCCGCTCAGGTTCAGGCTGACTAAGCTGCGGAGGTCTTTGCCGCCGTTGAGGACCCTCTGGACCAGCTGGCTGCCGGACAAGCTGCAGCGGCTGAAGCTGAAGTAGACAGGGTTGCTGAACTTCAAGTGCTGGAGGAGGCTGGAGCCATTCATCCAAGACCCGGGCAGCTGCAAGGCATCCAGCGTCACGTTccgggccatggagtccaagagGTTTTTCACAGCGCAGCTCTGGGGGAAGCCGCCGGGGGCAGAAATGAGGAAGGCGTGGAGTTTCTCGGGTGTGCGGTCGCTCAGCACCGCCAAGTACAGCCTCACCACCTCCTGGTTGACCGGCCCGGGCGCCAGCCTAGCGTAGAAGACCCGAAGGTTCTGGTAGTGAGGCACATTGCTCTCGCCCACCATGAGCTGCCCAGAGATAATCAAGCCCTCCCGCGACCGGTCCAGGATCTCAAAGTACAGGAGCAGCTTCTCGAGGCTGGTGCAGCAAGGAACCACCCCGTAGGAGGGCGTGTACAGGGTCTGCTTGAGCTCCAGCACGCGACTCAGCGTGGCTTTGCACTCGCTGCTCAAGTGGGAGGCGTCAAAGCCCGGGTTCACGTCGATGGCCAGGGAGCGCAGGTGCTGCAAGGCAGACAGCATCTTGGAGAGGCGGAGGGAGGTGAGGTTGCAGCCGGACAGGTTCAGCTTCACCAGGTTCCTGCAGCGGGTCACCTGGTCGATGGTGGAGCCGGGCAGCCAATAGCAGCCGCTCATGTTCAGCTCCTGAATCTCCTTGCCAATCTCCCGCATGAGCTGCTTCACCTGGTCCTTGTCCACCTGTGCGCAACAggcagaaagaaaaacacacgTTAGCGATCCGTAAAAGGAGCCAGCACCACTTTTGATATGAAGGGAGAGACACTCCAAAGACCTCTTCCCTTACTGCTCTCTTTGAAAGCAGCTGAGGGTAAGGGTTAGCTTCCAGTGTTTTCAGCATGGAAGGCCAGATCACCCTGCAGTGTGTTCAGAGAGCTAGGCTAACCTTCAGACTGAAGAAACAGCCAGAGGGAAAGAAAGGTTGGGAGAGAGACTGATGGTGAAGTTAAGGACAGCCCTGAAAAGTGTCACTGAGCctgttctctcactctctctgctAGAGAGAGCCATATAGCAAATCCCCTACCCTGTTTGAGGCCAgaataaagacaagggaaagcatTTTCTTACACTAAACCCAGGAAGCACCTTCTCCATGGTGCCTTTTCACTTAAAATActaatctccttctccaccctgATGTACACTAGGGACTGAATCCCTTAACTGAAACCCAGTATCCCTGAGAACAAGTATCCCTCCCAGCTCCATCCACATCCCGTGATTCCCTCAAGGCTCTTCCTCACCTGATAGTCCTTATGCAGGGTCACAGCGTGGGTAAGGCTTTTGTCGAGGCTAAGAACAGAAAGCTTCCGGCAGACTCTTCGGACATTCAGGACAAGGTCTGAAACTGGGGTGTACCTCAGGATGTGCAAAAGGATCTCATCCGAGAACTCCATTAAGTTCATAGCGTTGCTCTCCTCTCCACTCTCATCGCTCGTCACTTcctgaagagagagagacagagagaaagcaaaagagcTCAGGACACAGAAATGAGATTCCTTTGGGGACTGTTGGGGAAGAGAATGTGTCTGAAGGGGAACATATGGAATGATGGGTTTTCCAGTGAAGAAACC carries:
- the FBXL18 gene encoding F-box/LRR-repeat protein 18 isoform X1, with product MASPGEEVTSDESGEESNAMNLMEFSDEILLHILRYTPVSDLVLNVRRVCRKLSVLSLDKSLTHAVTLHKDYQVDKDQVKQLMREIGKEIQELNMSGCYWLPGSTIDQVTRCRNLVKLNLSGCNLTSLRLSKMLSALQHLRSLAIDVNPGFDASHLSSECKATLSRVLELKQTLYTPSYGVVPCCTSLEKLLLYFEILDRSREGLIISGQLMVGESNVPHYQNLRVFYARLAPGPVNQEVVRLYLAVLSDRTPEKLHAFLISAPGGFPQSCAVKNLLDSMARNVTLDALQLPGSWMNGSSLLQHLKFSNPVYFSFSRCSLSGSQLVQRVLNGGKDLRSLVSLNLSGCVHCLSPDSTLRKAEDEIDSSIAETLVASCCHLRHLNLSCAHHHSSEDLGRHLCQLLAHLKCLLSLALPVCSIADVSPGPADKPSVQPATNATSPSFGKKVRIGVQTYPRNCLEQENSRPQPSVFWTLLESLPFLQQLELIGSSFSSAMPRNEPAIRNSLPPCGRAQHVGDAEVAAIGQLAFLQSLTLAQLPNILTGSGLVHIGAQCQHLRTLSLANLGMMGKVMYMPALVDTLKHCRCLRDLRLEQPYFNANAQFFQALSHCSSLQRLCIISRSGSLQPDAVMAFMTACLEVIMCHMFTGESLTVCKTLQQSLIKSFQASRPALNVVIFPLLHEDLTEVIRDVPMMHLDEITLFKSRVAEEPPNLWG
- the FBXL18 gene encoding F-box/LRR-repeat protein 18 isoform X2, with amino-acid sequence MASPGEEVTSDESGEESNAMNLMEFSDEILLHILRYTPVSDLVLNVRRVCRKLSVLSLDKSLTHAVTLHKDYQVDKDQVKQLMREIGKEIQELNMSGCYWLPGSTIDQVTRCRNLVKLNLSGCNLTSLRLSKMLSALQHLRSLAIDVNPGFDASHLSSECKATLSRVLELKQTLYTPSYGVVPCCTSLEKLLLYFEILDRSREGLIISGQLMVGESNVPHYQNLRVFYARLAPGPVNQEVVRLYLAVLSDRTPEKLHAFLISAPGGFPQSCAVKNLLDSMARNVTLDALQLPGSWMNGSSLLQHLKFSNPVYFSFSRCSLSGSQLVQRVLNGGKDLRSLVSLNLSGCVHCLSPDSTLRKAEDEIDSSIAETLVASCCHLRHLNLSCAHHHSSEDLGRHLCQLLAHLKCLLSLALPVCSIADVSPGPADKPSVQPATNATSPSFGKKVRIGVQTYPRNCLEQENSRPQPSVFWTLLESLPFLQQLELIGSSFSSAMPRNEPAIRNSLPPCGRAQHVGDAEVAAIGQLAFLQSLTLAQLPNILTGSGLVHIGAQCQHLRTLSLANLGMMGKVMYMPALVDTLKHCRCLRDLSGENGRSAFDT